The Lonchura striata isolate bLonStr1 chromosome 25, bLonStr1.mat, whole genome shotgun sequence genomic sequence ACTTAAGTTGAACAGGATAAACAGAAATACATCCCAGACTGAAGTATCCCATTTTTCCaccaaaaagaaatccacaGTTCCCTATTTTCTCCataatggagaaaaagaaattgttctCAGGTTGTGACAGCAAATCTAGAAGATAATTATTCCATAATAAAGCTGAGAAGCAAAGAATACAGAGGGAATTGCATGTTGTCCCCTCTGTGTTTCAATTTCTCCTAGAAATCTTTTCAAGAAGCTTTTTCTTTAGAAACTCAGTTTGTTCCCCACCATTATATCTTCACATTGTACATTTTATTGTTGCTCTAAGAATATTGTCTTTTATGTAGCTGCAACAGAAACTTGGAAATGAAAGATCAGCCACGGTCCTTGCAGACATCAGTAAGGAGGAAAATTTCAGTCTTCTGGGCTCTGAATTAAAAAATCCTGCTAGTttcaagaaaatataaaattcatgCCTGTACAGTATATGCAGTAAATCTGTTTCAGAGAAAAGTGCTCTGGTTGCAGTCAACACAGAAGCTGAAACCTACATCCCTGCAAGAAATTACAGCAAAAGGAATTAAtcaggtattaaaaaaaaaaagtaacaaccCATCAACCTGAAATACAATTGTACATTCGTGCTTGGCAATACCAAAATAAACATTGGAATGTGGAGGTTTTGGTCCCAGAGGTGCATACCTATAAAAAGCAGTGAGTGTTTCCTAGCAAGCTGGagcccttcttttctttctacttcACGGTCAGGCTGCAGAGACAAATGAAAACCATGACTGAAATAAGCTACACTTGCCACTTTAAAAAAGTACCCAGAATAGCACCACTGAAATGACAAAACACCCTCAAAAATGAAGTTTTGTTGAAAGGAAAAGATGTCTGTGATATGTATTAATGAACTGGATCTTCTCACTCTATAGctcactgccaggctggctgtTAGGGGGTCAaactgaacagcagcagcatcaaaccacagaatcacagaatctcctgggctggaagggacccaccaggATCATCTGagtccagcacagccccagaaCCACACCATGTGCCAAACCAGCAGGAAATGAatgtgctgctgtgctctgaaTCAAGCAGAAGCAGAAAGGCCCAGCAGTCAAGTCCAAAAAGCCCATCAAAAGTTCTGTAACTGGGCACACtgggaggggcagaggagaaCCCAGCTCAGCAGAGCCACACTCAAATTTCCTCATTGCAAAGCAAGAGCAGAGCACCTCACTGTGCAGCAGGCATCTAAATGTGTCAGAAGAGCCCAGAAACAACCAGCAAGCAGTGCACCTCACAGCcatgcacagagctgggctccccttccccacctccTGTCCAACAGGGGCTGggcagaaagcagcagctgtgctgcaggcagtgttACACAGCAGGTTTTGGGCAGGCCCTTGCACCATCTTAATGGAATATCATCAATTGCATCTCTCCAGGAAAGCTCCCGTTAAATCTTTAACAATACCTGCTTCTAAAATGATTGAAGTGGAGCCTTCCCAACTGAGTAGCAGAGTGAATTACTTCCTGACACAACAAATGTGTTACAGCACTCACCTCACATTTACACactgataaataaataatccaGGGAAGAGTGGAAAAGGATGCATTCCCAAACTGACCTTATCAGTTTTATTGCCAACCAACATCTTAacagtgctgctggaggaggtgTACATTTCCAGCTCATTCAGCCATCCTCCTATTCCTGTGAAAGTGTCTTTTCTTGTGACATCATACACTgagaacagaagaaaaggagCTTAACAGCTGTAGAGTCTTGCAcaatgtttctttccttcattgtGACAGAACTTGGTCCATCCACACTTCCTAACTAGTGcctggaaaaaacaaatgtACCAGGGAAATACAGAAAGGGGCATCAACCACACACTCCTCCCAGAGCTGGAACACGCTGGGCTGTGCTCACCCAAAGTCGCTTCAGGATTACAGAACACAAGCACCTCTGCAAGGGAAAATCAGATTTACCAACAGAAATATTCCCCCTGTTGGTAGTGCTGAATTGGGCTACacaggatattttaaaataggtaATTTGTCATCTAATTTTATGTATAAGTACATGCACACACTGCTGCTAAAAGCATGGACCAAGCTAAAAGCTACTTTTAGGCACTGGTAAAAGTAACTGCATTTGCATAAATCactaagatttaaaaataatagaaagaaTATTTTGTACAGTAAAGTTAAGGTTAGCCTTCACAAATCCTGAAAGGAAAAACCCTTTTGTTTTCTAATTGCTGGCTTTGCCTGTGTACAAACCTCGAGTCCTACCATAATCACAACAATCATATCAGTagtttctggaaaaaaaaacatcttgGGGAAAAGAACACAACACAACCCCTGATTAGCCTTATTACCAGAAAACCACCCATGTAATAACTACAAAGCTAATAATTCATCTACTCAACAGCTTGCAGCATGACATCTctgtctttttaatttaaagtacTTTGAAGCAGCAGTATTTCCTGCCTGTGGTTTTGCATACTCAGTGTTTGAGCTAATGAGCAGTAATGTTGTAAAAACCATAATTATCCCTCTGATTATCTTAGATAACCTCCCTTTGCAAGGAAATGCACATTTAGGAGAAATAAAGACCAGGATTTCTGTAATCATGcttttcttccatttatttcATACCTAAAACAATCCCTTGAGCTCCTCGGTAGTAAGTGGGAGTCACTGCTCTGAAACGCTCCTGTCCTGCTGTATCCTAcagagggagggggaaaaaccccaaacacacgACAGCAAATacatttagaatttttttttttaaaaatggtattttaaatgaaacaagcaaatttaaaaataagcaaatttaaaattttaaatttttaatccTGAGCAGTAAGGATAAATGAAATCTTAAGATGTGAGAATGAGAAAAGCAGtcaggaaacagcagcagaaaatggCTAAAGAGTGGGAGAAAAGCATGGAGAGGACCTGACTGTAAGTAAAAAGGATTAAAAGATACCTGTAACATGAGTGAGACAACAGCAAAGTAAAAAGGACTCCAGAGAAATACATAAAAGGCAAGCAGCCACACAGATGGGTGCAAATGCAGCTGAACTGAATGAGGTGAGGAATAACTGATTTTCCAGTGAGAGACTGCAGGAAAGGAGACTGAGAGGTCCCAAacatctccctctgctcctttaCCACAAGACAAATCTAGTTAGAAAGAACTACTTCAAGAACCTAAGCAGGCAATAAATTTAAAATCAGTAGTTTCATTCAATTATTACTGCAATATGTCTCACTTAAACTCATAAGTAAGTAAGGATAAGTGAGGTACTAAGTACAATATgaaattcaaaacaaacaataagGAGGCAACAAGTCACACAAATactattttttgaaaataatttctttttatgtaCAGCTTACAATTGATGGACTAACAGCTACATTGTAATCTATTTATTCTTcgttttaaaaaaaaggaaactaaaaTTGGGACTATACTTACCTAATTCAACCCATTGTTACTAGGGGGATTGTATTTTAGTCCCAATTACTTAATTAGTAATGGCATTTTCTTCCTCAAGTACCTATGACCATACACATAAAATCCCTCCTTCCTAAGGCTCTTTCATTCCACTTAGAAGAATTTAATGTTTGCTTTATATCATAAATAATCCTGATCACACAGCTGCAATCTGATTTCAGTCTGCAGATGCTGAAAATTCAGCATCAAGAAATTCAGGACAAATGCTTGAGGTTTCCTAGTTAATCTGAATCAACCTTTAAGCAGTTCAATAACaagtttgtggggtttttttggtgtgatTTTAACCAAAATAAAGCATCACATAGATTTGCTACACAGCCCCTACAGGCGATCACCCAGCTCCTTACCCAGAGCATCACCTTTCTCTGCTCGACTCCATTCCTGTGCTCCTGGCTCATGCAGGCACCTCTCTGCCACGGATGGGTTTGTCcatgcctgaggtgggattaaccCAAACAACCtttcctaaaatacctttcatgtGTACCACGGGCACTTTATCTCCATCCACTGTGTGCAGGGGGTCAGGCTGGGCAGGACCAGCTCGATTGCTGGAGTGTGCAGGTGGCCGCCTCTCACATGCTACAGCTTCAGAAGCTTTACACTCCCCAGAGCCTTCGAGAAACTGCAGCAAAGGGCACTCAGAGCCTCCACTGGAACGGAAGGAAGTCCCAAACCTTGACTAAGGAAGCCTTTGGAAGTGTTTTGTttgtctgcagctgctgctgtacGATCACAACACTCATTCTGCACACATTGTGGCCCAAGTATGTGGCCTAAGTGGCTGGATTTCAGCAGGCCCTGCGGGGTTTATTTTTCACACCACATCATGATTTCAGTTATCTGTTCCAGTCCTGTCCTATCCTGCTGAGTCTCCTTCACCTTTTTGGTTCATTTCCCTGTGAAAATCTCAAAATGCAGAAGACTTTAGCAaagagaggaggagcaggaaggaagcgaAGgtgaaaaaaccacaaaaagcaGCTCTTGAAGCCTGTGCATCTCTCAAAACCTAACATAGTCTGGAACAACACCTACCCATATGGCCAGCTGTACTGCACGGCCCTCCAGCACCATCTTCTTCGTTTTAAAATCAACACCTAAGAGTTAGAAGGGGAGGCTCGTCAGAAGGAACCTCCGAATGCCCGCCCGGCATCCCCGCATCCGCAGGATCCCGGCTCCGGGCCCCAAAAACAAGCGCAGAAAGAAGGAGCCCAGCAGGAAGGAGCCCAGCAGGAAGGATCCCAGCAGGAAGGATCCCAGCAGGAAGGCGCCCAGCAGGAAGGCGCCCAGCAGGAAGGCGCCCAGCCCCGGGCGGACTCCGGGCTCACCGACGGTGGGTGTGAGGCGCGGCTCGAAGGCGCCGTCCATGAACCTCCGCAGGAGGCTGTGGGGAGAGAAAGGGCGGCCTCAGCGCGGGGCTGCGCTCGGGGCCCCGCGCGGGCCGCGGCAGCACCTGGACTTCCCCACGCCGCTGTCCCCgaccagcagcagcttcagggTGAGCCCCGGGCTCGGGGTGCGGCCTGCGGGCTCCATCCCGCAGCGCTCCGGCCGCCGCacgccgctcccggcccggcggcgccgcggccccgcctctgaggcggcggccgggccgggcggggcgggagcggccgcaGCGCCAAGGGCGCCTGGCGGGCGGAGGCGCGGCCATGGGCGATTTCCAGATCTCGGTGGAGGAGCTGAACGAGCTCCTGTCGAACGAGAGCGGCTGCTACAGCCTGCCCAGCGCGCACAGCAACGAGGTGGTGCCGCGCATCCACGTGGGGAACGCGTGAGTGCgcccgagcggggccgggcgggtgcggagcggggccgggccgggccgggtgCGGGGAcggaggggccgggccgggtGCGGTACCGGCGTTCcgagggccgggccgggccgggccgggtgCGGTGCCTggaggggccgggccgggtGCGGTGCCCGGGCTGGGCCGGGTGCGGGGACGGAGGGGCCGGGCCGTGCTGGACCGGGTGCGGTACCGGGAGaggccgggctgggccgggccgggccgggccgggtgCGGTGCCGGCGTTCCGAGGGCCGGGCCGTGCTGGACCGGGTGCGgtgcccgggccgggccgggtgCGGTACCGGGAGAGGCCGGGCCGGGTGCGGTGCCGGCGTTcaggggccgggccgggccctgaGGCGCAGCGCGGTCACCGAGCAGCTCCCGGCGCTTCGGGCCGGGGGCAGTCCGGCTGC encodes the following:
- the LOC110471814 gene encoding ras-related protein Rab-18-B isoform X1, producing MDGAFEPRLTPTVGVDFKTKKMVLEGRAVQLAIWDTAGQERFRAVTPTYYRGAQGIVLVYDVTRKDTFTGIGGWLNELEMYTSSSSTVKMLVGNKTDKPDREVERKEGLQLARKHSLLFIETSAKTEDGVQHAFEELVIKILQTPDLWDKGTAKKGVQLMESSAQQHKGFCGASCALI
- the LOC110471814 gene encoding ras-related protein Rab-18-B isoform X2, whose protein sequence is MSQEHRNGVEQRKVMLWDTAGQERFRAVTPTYYRGAQGIVLVYDVTRKDTFTGIGGWLNELEMYTSSSSTVKMLVGNKTDKPDREVERKEGLQLARKHSLLFIETSAKTEDGVQHAFEELVIKILQTPDLWDKGTAKKGVQLMESSAQQHKGFCGASCALI